A segment of the Aridibaculum aurantiacum genome:
AGCTGGAGGGGACTGAAGTGGTAGTAAAGATCCCACTTAGCAAAAAGAATTAGAATATTTTCTTACCGTTTTCTTACCACATTTTTATACAGGTCTTACCTGCTGCTTACCTCATCTTAACGTTGGTGATACAGTTTTACATCAAAATCACCAACTATGAAGAAAGTGCTATTGCCTACAGATTTGTCGGTTCAGTCGTTGTGGCCAATCCACAATATTGTAAAAGATTCGAAAGATGAAAAACCAACTATAATTGTAGTTCACACCATTCATTTGCCTACCTCTATCAGCGACCTGCTTTACCTGGAAGAGCCGTATGATGCAGTGCCTGCTCATTTTACTGAAGCATTGCAAATGTTGCGTAAAAAATATGCAGCTGAGGTTGAAACTATCAAGTTCAAGTTTATCTATTGTACTACACGTCGTTACCTCAATCTTTTCCTGCAGGGAGCCAATATAGAAAAGGTGTATTTGCTGCAGAATTATCAGTACAATCAGCCGCTCAAGCAGTCTGCTAATTCAATAGAATTGTTTACTAAAGTGAATGTTCCTGTAGTGCAACTTCCACTTCATAGAGAAGCATTCTCTGACTATCAAATTCTTTCTGCACTTCTGAATAACAACGAGGAAAAAGAACCAGCCGTGCAGCAACCCGCACAGGCTAGTGTTACCTATCCGTAAAAGGAAAAACAATTATGCTTTTAAGAAAAAATATTCCACTTAAATATATTTTAGGTAAGATCAAGTTTGAGTTGCTGATAGTGACATTATACGCTGCAGGCGTTGCTATTCTATACCATGTAGTAGATCTGTCTAGCTTTTCATTGCCGATAGGTGTACCAATGGTAATGGGTACAGTAATATCCTTGCTACTTGCCTTTAGATCGAACCAGGCATATGACCGATGGTGGGAAGCCCGTACTGTTTGGGGAGCTATAGTAAATGATAGCCGCACACTTGCAAGGCAAATAAAAACTTTGAGTAAAGAAGCCTACCAGGGTGAAGAATTTTTCTTCTTCAAACAGCGGTTTATTAAGCGGCAAATTGCATGGTGCTATACGCTTAGCAGAACATTGCGTACGCAAGATCCACTAATAGGTATGCACAAGTTTTTGGTAAAACGCGATATGCAGCACATGGATAATTATACACACATACCTAATGCATTGTTAGAGCTTCATGGACACGATATTCAGCAGGCATTGGAGAACGGTTGGATCAACTCGTACCAGCAAATTGAGATAGATAAAACACTGACACGCCTATGCGATTCTATGGGTAAATGTGAACGTATAAAAAATACCGTATTTCCTGCTACTTACGGCTTGTACATTCACTTCTCGCTCATTGTGTTTTTTATGCTGTTACCTTTTTCATTGATAGAAGTGTTTGGTGTTTATTTCATAATACCAGCATTGGTAGCTATAGCTGCTATATTCTTCCTCATCGAAAAAATGGCTATTCACCTGCAGGATCCATTTGAAAATAAACCAACCGATACGCCAATGACCGCTATCTGTAGCACCATTGAGCGTGATCTTGTACAAATGGTAAATGAAAGCTATGCAGCAGAAGCAGCCAAGGCAGAAAAACAATTTTACCTGCTTTAATTACACTAATTTTTTTGGAACACCACTGACTATAAATCCTTTCTTCTATCCACACAGGAGGCTACCTATTTGGGTGGCCTCCGCCTATTTAGGGCAACCTGTTTTGGTTGTAAATGATTTTATTTTATAAGAAATAACGCGTTGGCTTCAAGATGAAGAAGTTATTGCTGTAGATAGCAATTGGCAGATGAATCTGTGAGAAACATCAACAGAATAAGCCAGCCTTATTTACCTGCGCCACAACTTGGGGGTGGCATATGTATTGCCCACATTCCAAAAACAATCGTTATGGGGAAAGATAGAACTGATAGAACTTTAAAAGGAAAAGATACCAACGGTACATTTCATCCAGGTAAGGGTAAACCATCAGGAGCAAATAAGGAAGAGGGATTAGGTTTACATCCTACAGATCCTGAAAAATTGGAAGAATACCTGGCCATGACCGATAAGTATACTGAGGGTGAAGATGTTCTGGCTAGTAATGTGCCGCTGAGGCATCCTAACAGGCATCCATCTAAAGCGGACGACAATGGAAGAGAAAGGAACGGAGGCAATGCCAACAACAATGGTAACGCTGCTACCGATGAGGGAAGTGATGTTGTAATTGAGCAACTTCCGGGAGTATTGACTAAGGAGCGCTTCGCTGAGCTTGCAAATTATAAAGCAGATTGTACCATTTCCATTTACATACCTACCAATGGTACAGGTGTGGAAGGAAATGAACAAATGAGTAAGATAGACTTTAAAAGCCTGCTAAATACGGTAGAGCAGCAGCTAAAGGAGCGTGGTCATACCAGTGCTAAAATTGAAAATTTACTGAAGCCTGGTTACGAGCTAATCAACGACCAGAACTTCCTGAGAAACCTTACTGCAGGCCTCGCTTTATTCATTGCAGATTGTTTCTTTAAGTACATCAAGATGCCAGTGGCTGCAGAACAGCAAGTTGTGATTGAGCCAACATTTTACGTAACGCCGTTAGTGCCTGTGCTTACTCGTAGTGAGTACTTCTACGTACTGGTAGTTACTAAGTCGCAGTTGAAATTGTTCAAGGCGGATGCATTTGGTATACAGCCTGTGCCGGTAGATGTGCCAGGTGAAGCAGGTGAAGTAAAAAGGCTTTCTGACCTGGATGCTACTACTTACCGTACGGGAAGTGCTGGTAAACGTGCTACACCAGTAGCCGAAACTGCATCGTACCATGGTCATGGTGGTGGCAATCCTGATGAGAAAGAGATACTTGCTACTTACTTTGAGTATGTAGATGATATCTTATTCAAATCAGTATTCAATAAGGAAAATGCGCCACTTGTGTTGGCTGGTGTAGAATACCTGCTGCCTATATACAAGAGCGTGTGCGATTACCACAACGTTTGGGATAAGTGGCTTACAGGAAACAGGGAAAGGCAAGACACTGCAACCCTTTACCAGGAAGCAAAAGAACTGATGGAGCCTTACTTCATGCAGAAGCAAAACAAGGCACTGGAGATGTTTGGAAATAAATCAGCTACAGAGCTTACTTCATCTATCATTGATGATGTGATACCTGCAACTTATTATGGCCGTGTGTCTCACTTGTTTGTATGCAAAGGCTGCCAGGTTTGGGGTTCATTTGATGAAATGGATAATAAACTCACCCTGCACGAAACGCAGCAGGCAGATAGCGAAGAATTGCTGGATCATGCAGTAATGAAAACGCTGGCCACAGGTGGTGAAGTATACGTACTGGATAAGGAGCATATGCCTGCGGATAGCATGGTTGCCGCTTTATTACGTTACTAGTTTATTTGTTCATATGAAACAAGAGCGTAGTGTTATTATGATACTACGCTCTTTTAATTTATGATTTGTTGAGTAGCTGCATGTTCTTATTAATCACCTAAATCCACCAAAGATCTAACGCTTCTAAAATAGTTTTCGATCCTGAAGCCAAAAGTAAAAAGCAGGTTTTCTCGCCTGGTGCGGCTGATATGATTATAGGTGGTGGCAGCTGTAAGACTGAGCCACTTCTTTAGCTTAAAGGATAAGTTGGTATTTGACCTGACAATGAAATCATTTTTATACTGCAATGAATTCTGCAAGAATGAGCCGCCATCGAAGGTTACCAGTTCACCTATCTTAAACCTGAACTGCAGCCTGAACGAGTTTCTGAATGTGCTGTATACATCTCGTATACTATCCGGAAGCACCAGGTCTACATATTCAAACAAGATCCCGTTACTCAGGTTCAGGTAAGCATTGTCTTCATCTAATACACTATACGCTACACCTGCTCCCGTTTGCGATCTGTGGTTGATATTGAGCGAATAACTCGCGTCATAATTTGCAAGACCCCAGTAATAAAATCTTTTGTTCCCTCCCTTGTACCAATTGAAATCTACAGCGGCCGTTACATCGTTATTGGTAAGCGTTTGCTGTTGTAGGCCATATATCCAATTAGCATTGCTATTAAAAATAAAGTTCTGTTTATTGATCTTGAAGCTAGCTGCATTTGTGAGCACGTATGAAGTTCCATCATTTGTTCTATTATTGATACCTGTAGATGCGAAGCTGGTAAAGTAGTGGACGGAGTCAGAGAACTGCGCATGTGATTGCTGCAGAAGAAACATGCTAAAGCAAAGGGTAAAAAACAGCTTCATGATCTTTTTGCAATTGATGTCAATCAAGCTTAGCTACTGTAGAGTGTACAATGCCACGTATATTCTGTTCCAGTTGTTTCATGCGGTAGATTCTTTCTGTTGCGTCATCTTCTCTTTGATCTTCCGGGCAGGCAAAATCATTTTCATGCACCTGGATATCCAAACCCATTCTTGCAGCTATACCAAAACAATAAGGTCGCCAGCCCCAGCCAAGGTCCTCTTTTGATTGTAGCAAGTGCGGCAGTACACTTCGATGAACAAGGAAAGGTCCATAGGTGTGATCGCAAATTCTACCGGTTACTTCAGCGCAACAATTGTTGATCGTTGTTTCCGTCATTTGTTGAAATGCAGGAAAAGTAGAGAAGCCTTTAGCTGTTCTTGCAAATACTACTACACCAGTATTTTCTGTAGTGGTTAATGTTGGAAGTATATGAGGAAGTTGCTTAAAGAAGTCAAGTTTGTCTGGTTCTGTATACAATACAAAATCCGGTTGTTTTTGCGCTGCCTGTTGCAGGCTTTCTGTCACTTGTGCCCAAAGCCCTTTTTCTTTAGCACTTAGAACTGTAGCATTGGGCAATTGACTTATATCATCCACAAAAGATCTTGGAGAACCACCATCGGTAACAACGAAAGGAATATCCAAAGTAGAAAGTTGATACAAAGCTTTTGTCAATAATTCTTCTTCGGCTTCGTTTCGTGCCCAGCTAATGGTGGAAATGGTGATATTCTTTGAATGCATGCATGGTTTTTTGCAAACGTAAGTCTATTCAAACGGTATGCCTTCAATTGGAACTAAGCTTGTTAGACAGGAATGAAAATTGTAAACTATGTAGGAAAAACATGTTCAATACCAACAGCTTTTTTGACAGCATCTTTAAAAACGCAGCACAAAACGGTATGATGGTGATGACCAAAGATGGAATAATTGAGCAGGTGAATGAGGCATTTACCAAAGCCTACGGTTATACAACAGAAGATCTTCAATCAAAACATTTTCGCATTTTGTATATAGAGAAAGACCAGAAACTTCTGCGGCCGGAGATAGAAGTAAACATCACTAACAGGTCTGGTTCACACAGCGATGAAAACTATCTTGTTCATAAAGATGGAACTCCTATTTGGGTTACTGGTGAAGCAGTATTGGTTGAAACAGAAGAGGGGAGTTGTATTGTAAAGATCATTCAGAATAATCATGCGCAAAAGCAACTGGAGCGTTACCTGCTTGCTAGCAGTGATGTGCTGGATACTTTATTTGAATCGGTCCAGAGTGGACTTCTCATATTGGATTCTCGTGTTCGTATCATTAAGTGCAATGGTGCTTTCCGCAGGATCTTTGGACTACAGGAAAACTTGCCGGAAGGTAGTAAGGTTCAAGAGATCGCTCACCCGTTTTGGCAAAAAGAGGAGATAAAAAAAGACCTGCGAAATGTACTGATAGAGCAGAAGCGACTGAAAAAAGAATACATCATGGCCAAAGGCAAGGATGAGTTCATCCGTCTGCGAATTGTTACCAAGATCATGCAAGGCGAAGACGATCCATCTACGAGATTGTTATTGGTTGTAAAAGAATTAACCTGATCATCTATAGCTGATAAAACAGGGAAGCTTGTGAACTGAAATATTATCTCAATAACCTGCTTGATACCAAGGATGGTTTAAGAATATAAATAAAAAAGGAGTGGTAAGATGCCACTCCTTTTTGTAACAATGTTTCAGATCAAAGTCTTGCTTTTATGAAAGCCAGTGTTTTCTCATAAGAATCTTTCGTGGCTTCTTTATCAAAATTTGGATTAGATGGATTAGCAAAACCATGGCCCGCATCATAGCGATGAACCGTCAGCTTCTTATCCACCTTCTTCATATTTTCTATAAATGCATCCACCATTTCAGGTGATGGGCTCCTGTCTTTGTTGCCAAAGAAACCGATCACATCAGTTTGTAGTTTTTGTAGTTTCTCAAGATTGGTTTCTGGACGGCCATAGTACATAATAGTTCCTGCACCCTGGTTGCCAGCAATTATGCCAGCTTGTAAACTCCACATGCCACCAAAGCACCAGCCTATGGTGAATATCTTTGCATCTTTTCCTGCATAGGCTATGGCTCCCTTTATTATATTTTCTAATCGCTCGTTGTTCACGCCCGACATGTACTTCATAGCACTGTCCCTGGTTGTAGCTACCTTGCCATCGTACATGTCCAAAGCCAGTATGGTCACATCATCCAGGTCACCTGCCAGCTTATCACTTTCCTGCTTTATATAATCATTCAATCCCCACCATTCCTGTATTACTAATAGGTAGTTCTTGCTTTTCTTTTTCCCTTTTATCTCGTAAGCCATTGCCTTGTTGCCATCAGGGGTTTTAAAATCTATCATCTTGCCTTTCTTGTCTTCCAACTCAAATGGCAAAGGCTCGTCATGCAGCATAGCAAAATCCATAGTGCGTGCTTCCATTTTTGAATACTCTCTTACATCGCTAATGAAACAACTGGTATAACATTCGGGTGTGAGTGGCTCGGCAGATTGTTTTGTGAAAGCAGCACTCATGATGGCTGCCATAACAAATGAAGAAAATACAAGGATTAAAAAATTTCTCATTATGTATAGTTTGTTTGAAATTAACACATACCATGTCCACATGGTTAATATTTAAATCCAATTTTTTTTGCCACCTAAAATTGCTGTAGGTTTGTACGACCTCTGAGATTTTTTTCTTCTCCGCAGGTCATTCAGTTTAGGGTGATGAGCGGAAACTCATCTATTATTTTACTGGATTTTCGAACTCTGCTGCTTCTTGCATTGGAGAATTTCTATGCCATGGATGGCATAGCTACCAACTGGTGGAGCAGTTCCATTGTTGGCTTTTACACTTATTGATAAATTCTTATATTGAAACAATGGCAAAGTTCATTTTTGTTACAGGTGGTGTTACAAGTAGTTTAGGAAAAGGTATCATAGCAGCGTCTCTGGCAAAACTCCTGCAGGCGCGTGGTTTACGGGCAACTATTCAAAAGTTTGATCCTTATATAAATGTAGATCCGGGTACGCTAAATCCATATGAACATGGCGAGTGTTATGTAACGGAAGATGGAGCTGAAACAGATCTTGACCTGGGGCATTATGAAAGGTTCCTGAATATTCACACCACACAGGCAAATAACGTAACTACCGGTCGCATATACCAAACAGTTATTAATAAAGAACGTGAAGGAGCATATCTCGGTAAGACAGTGCAGGTGATACCGCACATTACCGATGAAATAAAAAGAAGGATGCTACTGTTGGGTAAGGATGATAAATACGATGTAGTGCTTACTGAAATTGGTGGTACAGTGGGAGATATTGAAAGTCTTCCATTCATAGAGGCAGTACGCCAGCTACAGTGGGAACTGCCCGAAGAAGATTGCCTGGTAGTACATCTTACGCTGATACCTTATTTGAAAGCAGCAAAAGAACTGAAGACAAAACCAACACAGCACAGCGTAAAGCTGATGAGTGAAAATGGTGTTCATCCTGATATATTGGTGTGTCGTGCTGAAGAGCCACTTACCAATGATATCAAGCGGAAACTCGCACTGTTTTGTAATGTAAAACAAGAAGCTGTTATTGAAGCTGCCGATGCTTCTACCATATACGAAGTGCCTTTAATGATGATGCGCGAAAAGCTGGATCTTATTTGCTTGAAGCGTTTAAATATTACCAACTTCAACGAGCCAGACCTGGAGAAATGGAAAGGCTTCCTGGATAAGCTGAAGTACCCTAAGAGCAAGGTTACTATTGGTCTTATTGGTAAATACATTGAGCTGCAGGATGCATACAAGTCAATACTTGAAAGTTTCATTCATGCAGGGGCAATTAATGAATGCAAGGTGCAGGTGGTAAACGTGCACAGTGAGTTCATTACTGATGAAAATGTTTCAGAAAAACTGGATGGTTTAGATGGTCTTTTAGTGGCACCAGGCTTTGGACATCGTGGTATAGAAGGAAAGATAACAGCTGTGAAATATGCGCGTGAAAACGGCTTGCCTTTCTTCGGTATATGTTTGGGAATGCAAATGGCTGTAATAGAATTCGGACGAAATGTACTGGGGCTTGAAAATGCCCATAGCACAGAAATGGATGAGCATACACCGCATCCTGTAATCAACATGATGGAGGAGCAAAAGAAGATTACGTTGAAAGGCGGCACTATGCGTTTAGGTGCATATCCTTGTGTGTTAAAAGAAGGTTCACTTGCTCATAAGATCTATGGAACCACCGAGATCAGCGAAAGACATCGTCATCGTTTTGAGTTTAATAATGATTACCTGCAGCAATACCAGCAGGAGGGGATGATAGCCAGTGGAACCAATCCAGATACAGGTTTGGTGGAGATCATGGAGATTCCATCGCATCCATTTTTCATTGGCGCGCAATACCATCCTGAACTAAAAAGTTCTGTAGAAAGCCCGGCTCCTTTGTTTGTGCATTTTGTAGCCGCAACCAAAAGGTATAATGAAAAACGTACTTCAATCAGGAACCCGCTTTTGCATAGCGAGATGATCTAGTTGTATTGTTACCTAATAAAGCAGCGGCTGTTTCAATTTAGAAACAGCCGCTGTTGTTTTATAGGATGAATCTATTTCTATGATTCCTGCTTTGTCATGATGTCTTTCTTCATGCTTTCCCAAAAACCATCAAAACTTTGTGTAGTTGACGTCCAATTCTTCAGTCTTTCTTTCAACTGTTCTTCCCTTTCAGGCCTTGATGTTTCAAAAAAGTGACGAAGGAAGTTCTCATCATTTTCTTTTGCCAGTTGGTTATACAGTTCTTTCAGGTCTTTTTCTTTCAGTTGGTTGGTAGTGGCAATCTCTTTTTCCATCTCTTCGCGTAGTCGCACCTTCTCATCATATGTACCTGAAGGAAGAAGCGTCTTTGCCAGTACTGGCATCAGTTCTATCAGCATCAGTATAACCACAATCAGGATGTAGCGCCACTGTAAGGCAGTATTACTTTTTACAAGATTGTTCAAAGCTTCTATTCGGGTAAGAAAACCATTATTTAGCAAGCTTGTAAATGTGTCATTTTCCTTTTTTACAATGGCATCAATAGAAGCAAGTGAACTATCAAGTTCATTGATCTTTGGTTGAGTTTCAGTTACCAGCTTCCTGTATTCCTCATCCAGCTTCTCATACTCCATTTTTTTAGCCCTGGCTATGTTGTGAATGCCTACTTTTCCACTGCCGCCGGTTCCATCAATTTCTTGTACAAATGCCTGGCGTGCCGTGGTCACTTCATTATACTTCTTATCAAGTTGTTGCGTGTAAACATCTTTGTTGGCCTGCA
Coding sequences within it:
- a CDS encoding bestrophin family protein, with product MLLRKNIPLKYILGKIKFELLIVTLYAAGVAILYHVVDLSSFSLPIGVPMVMGTVISLLLAFRSNQAYDRWWEARTVWGAIVNDSRTLARQIKTLSKEAYQGEEFFFFKQRFIKRQIAWCYTLSRTLRTQDPLIGMHKFLVKRDMQHMDNYTHIPNALLELHGHDIQQALENGWINSYQQIEIDKTLTRLCDSMGKCERIKNTVFPATYGLYIHFSLIVFFMLLPFSLIEVFGVYFIIPALVAIAAIFFLIEKMAIHLQDPFENKPTDTPMTAICSTIERDLVQMVNESYAAEAAKAEKQFYLL
- a CDS encoding DUF481 domain-containing protein, which codes for MKLFFTLCFSMFLLQQSHAQFSDSVHYFTSFASTGINNRTNDGTSYVLTNAASFKINKQNFIFNSNANWIYGLQQQTLTNNDVTAAVDFNWYKGGNKRFYYWGLANYDASYSLNINHRSQTGAGVAYSVLDEDNAYLNLSNGILFEYVDLVLPDSIRDVYSTFRNSFRLQFRFKIGELVTFDGGSFLQNSLQYKNDFIVRSNTNLSFKLKKWLSLTAATTYNHISRTRRENLLFTFGFRIENYFRSVRSLVDLGD
- a CDS encoding PAS domain-containing protein gives rise to the protein MFNTNSFFDSIFKNAAQNGMMVMTKDGIIEQVNEAFTKAYGYTTEDLQSKHFRILYIEKDQKLLRPEIEVNITNRSGSHSDENYLVHKDGTPIWVTGEAVLVETEEGSCIVKIIQNNHAQKQLERYLLASSDVLDTLFESVQSGLLILDSRVRIIKCNGAFRRIFGLQENLPEGSKVQEIAHPFWQKEEIKKDLRNVLIEQKRLKKEYIMAKGKDEFIRLRIVTKIMQGEDDPSTRLLLVVKELT
- a CDS encoding dienelactone hydrolase family protein — encoded protein: MRNFLILVFSSFVMAAIMSAAFTKQSAEPLTPECYTSCFISDVREYSKMEARTMDFAMLHDEPLPFELEDKKGKMIDFKTPDGNKAMAYEIKGKKKSKNYLLVIQEWWGLNDYIKQESDKLAGDLDDVTILALDMYDGKVATTRDSAMKYMSGVNNERLENIIKGAIAYAGKDAKIFTIGWCFGGMWSLQAGIIAGNQGAGTIMYYGRPETNLEKLQKLQTDVIGFFGNKDRSPSPEMVDAFIENMKKVDKKLTVHRYDAGHGFANPSNPNFDKEATKDSYEKTLAFIKARL
- a CDS encoding CTP synthase, whose product is MAKFIFVTGGVTSSLGKGIIAASLAKLLQARGLRATIQKFDPYINVDPGTLNPYEHGECYVTEDGAETDLDLGHYERFLNIHTTQANNVTTGRIYQTVINKEREGAYLGKTVQVIPHITDEIKRRMLLLGKDDKYDVVLTEIGGTVGDIESLPFIEAVRQLQWELPEEDCLVVHLTLIPYLKAAKELKTKPTQHSVKLMSENGVHPDILVCRAEEPLTNDIKRKLALFCNVKQEAVIEAADASTIYEVPLMMMREKLDLICLKRLNITNFNEPDLEKWKGFLDKLKYPKSKVTIGLIGKYIELQDAYKSILESFIHAGAINECKVQVVNVHSEFITDENVSEKLDGLDGLLVAPGFGHRGIEGKITAVKYARENGLPFFGICLGMQMAVIEFGRNVLGLENAHSTEMDEHTPHPVINMMEEQKKITLKGGTMRLGAYPCVLKEGSLAHKIYGTTEISERHRHRFEFNNDYLQQYQQEGMIASGTNPDTGLVEIMEIPSHPFFIGAQYHPELKSSVESPAPLFVHFVAATKRYNEKRTSIRNPLLHSEMI
- a CDS encoding DUF4407 domain-containing protein: MRESITSLSQREHYAPSAWDKFLWWLSTAEKELLTDCVVDRNRYRIIGTTVLATWAFATLAWTYFWSTITTNLVAVIALGLFMGFIILTIDRALIKGINKFNKTKAAPLILRSILAITLGTFMAQPAVLYMFDKEIQLQASLDNEKRKRTKQSELDSLYKPQQAVLQANKDVYTQQLDKKYNEVTTARQAFVQEIDGTGGSGKVGIHNIARAKKMEYEKLDEEYRKLVTETQPKINELDSSLASIDAIVKKENDTFTSLLNNGFLTRIEALNNLVKSNTALQWRYILIVVILMLIELMPVLAKTLLPSGTYDEKVRLREEMEKEIATTNQLKEKDLKELYNQLAKENDENFLRHFFETSRPEREEQLKERLKNWTSTTQSFDGFWESMKKDIMTKQES